The Hevea brasiliensis isolate MT/VB/25A 57/8 chromosome 9, ASM3005281v1, whole genome shotgun sequence nucleotide sequence TCAAATATAGCAAACTCTGAGGGACGGTATGATAGTGCTCTTACACATTGTAGCCATTAAGAGACGAGGAGCTAAAATCTAGCATCGGAGAGTCCCTAGAGATGCGATACCAAAAAAATCGAAACCCCTCAATTAGCCCCAAACCATCATTAATAGAACCGCAACCACAACTATGGTCACTTCGCATGAATAAATACCACCATCACAGATTCCAGAAAAAGCCCTCACCATTAACACCACACTTGTATGTAACCAAACTAACCTAAAAATGTATATACAGTCCCACCCGAAGCGGAGAGGGGAGACCCACTTTCGGACAAGAAATAGAGAGCCATCCCCTTCTTGGAAGGGGCAGGAGACGGCTAATAATTTTAGGTTAAAAAGAAGACTTTGTGTcccaaaaataagaaaaacggaaAGATAATTCTAGCGATTATTTTGTGCAAGGAAAAATTTACTCACTGTAAATTTGAAATACTTTATAAAAAAAGGTTActataaattcattttaaatgtgttattaaatatatttatcaataaacataatttcataaataataaatcaatttttattaaaataaattaaagtaaaattaaattgaaatctcTTATGTGCATTATTCATCAAATATATAAAATGAGTGGatatcaaaaaatatatatacaaaatCAGAGAgggtaataattaaatttataattatatattttacattAAATTTGATTTACAatggattaaaaataaaaatatgtgcaaTCGACATATAAAATAGGAGTAATTTTCTCCTCTATGCAAACAACCATTTTCTTTCctgttgatatatatatatatatatatatatatatatatatatatatatatatatatatatatatatatatatacacacacacacatcctACAGCCAAGGCGTCAGACATAtcatcaaaattattttatatgtttgggCTGTCCATATGGATTgctataatattattaagtacgGCCCAATGTTATTTCCTATTAGAATACTTTAAAGCACTGGCCCATCCTCTCTGAGTAACTAGTCAAGCATTTGAGCATTGAGCAGAGAGTCGAATTGGCCCCAGCAATAAGGAAAGGTAACATCTGTCAAGTAAAATCATTCGAGAGTTTACAATgtagcataatttttttttaagaatgtcATATGGAGTCCTACATGCAATCTTTCTCCAGAGTTTGGCACGtaacattataaaaaaaattgtataaaatatttataatttaattttttttaaatgtatttattattataattattacttcaatttttataatatatatatatattcatagcATATATTAGTTGATGCTATATAAATGAAACATTGCTACGATCACAAGAAAAATAGTGTAAAAAGCACATGATATTAAAAttgatgtgtgtatatatatgaatttgtatcattttgatgatttaaatttttaacaaatcaaTATTATGTAATTAATTGTGTTAGTAAAAAATGTACATATATATTTTacactatttttctattagtcatATTGAtagttattaattatatttaaaaaaaacctATAcaatgtaatattaattttttttaaattcaaattagcTGACCTTGCTTAAAAGTTGACGCAATTTAATTAGATGATATTTTTCTGAAAAAATTAGGATATATttaaagtggaaatgggaatatTGGGATAAAGGTTTTCTTTTTTAACAAGACAAagctattttttaattaaaaatataaaaattacaaaattaataatttagtcaCTATATTTATAAAATCAATCAATTTAGTCTCTCaccttttattatatatataggtCCTTCCATCTAATTTTATATCCAAAACATTATtaactattataaaaataattaaaatacctTTAACTTTATTTTCAATCTGAAACAATTTTGATAATTGAgactttattttattaataacaaaataattttttaatttaaactttatatttaaatatttaatatattttgtatttattataCATAATAAATATAGTTTATAAGATCTCCCTCCTTTGTATAAAAAAATATAcagtttataaaataatatatttaatattttaaatatattttatacaataaatattatataataaatatattttcagtgtaataaatactttaaatacaatgatgaatattttaattatatataatttaaatattttatttaaaaaatttttatatatgaaaatatattttctatatttAAGTATAGATtatctaattatttaaatataaaatatgtatgttagttatattcatttatatatactacatttgattattataatatactattttatttaaaaaatttatcatatttgagaaatttatttaaaaaaatattccaTCTACTGCTTTAAGTCGCTTTCACACAACCACTACTCATAAGAAGCTCCCATTATTTATATAATCAACACAGCAGCAGAAAACAATGAGATAGAAACAAGTGTAGAGATAAAGAAAATAAGGGGAAGGGGGGTTGAAAGAAGGCAGAATGAGGTCTTTCTCTGTATCAGTCGTAGCAGTGGTGGCGTTGATTCTGCTGAGCACAAGCAATTGCAGAGCTAGTGTTCCAAAGAGAATGGGTGGCAGCCACTTCTCGGTAGGGGATGCCAATATGGAGTTTGAGTTCATGATGGACTCTGAGTTTAGTAGAATGCTTGCAGGTAGTACACCAATTATTGGCTCGAAGCCTTTAAACCCTCATCCAGTTTTGGATAATTGTAAAGATTCCAGACACTACTGCCTTCCAAGTCGAAATTGCCCCACTTACCGACGGGATTGTCTACGCTGATTAGCTTATTTTACCACTATAGCCATGGCTAGCGCTTCAACCATCTTTGTATCTCTGCTACTCCGTGCAAATGGAATATTGGCGTTTACAAATAAATGATCAGCATGTATTCTGCTTCTTCTCAATAAATGTCAGCAtgtattcttcttcttctcttcttattttgttctATTGACATCAAAACTGTATGTGTGAAAATTATCtttctttaaattattataaactcTTTGAAATTCAtccaaatcatttttttttttaattggattCTTATATTTGTTGGGGCAGGAATGGGGATAGTAAAATTGGGCACCGCCCCACTTCATTGCCATTGCCGAGAGGCACTGCCATTTGTTTTTTACCACGGTATTATGTGGCAGTAACAATCCTTGACAAAAAGGAGACAATGACATATATGCTTATATATCAACAGCCTGTCATTTTTTTGTTGTTCTCTAAAAGGATAATGTCAAACTCAAGTGCTCAACGATGATTAGTTCGGCTGAGTGGTGGCCAAATAATGTTGCATTTATTCTCCATCgcctaattttttattaaataaaaaatcatatGCAATCTTAAATGTTACctaatgaaaaatttttttatattaattttaataatttattataactatAATAGTGTATTCATCGGTCAGCAATTAAAACAAATGTTCCACAATTatgcaatgaaaaaaaaaaaaacaaagaaaaaaacgtTATCATAACTTTAAAATTGGATTAGTTTATAATAGGGATAAGGCTGCCTCTTTTTATAAGAATTAGTGGAATACCGGTGCACGGTGCacatatatattataaaagagaaaaaaaatattgcttttaattaaaaaattttaatattattatttaaaatattaaaattttaaaatattaataataaattttaattaaataaattaataatcacCCTCAAATCATTCACATCGTAGTATTGATAACGATGGACGATGACATAGTCCTAATGCACAAGGGCCTCCGTAGAGTGGCCATCGTccctaaaaaattgaaaaattcttttAGATTATGtttaaaagttaaaattataTTTGTATATGATAAATCTGTCAACTTTTTCTGTCTATTTTTActcttattaaaaaatatatttttaatgtaaCTAAATTTTGTGCAAAAATCTGTAGGCGTACAAAGGGCTGCATCATCAATGGGACAACTCGACTTATTTTTTGGGGTTGAATTGAGACTTGAGCCGAATCAAGTATGCCCACGGATTCGTTAGTCCTCATTAAATGCTCTGGAaaaatctttatatatatatttttagacAAGGGTGGTGTGGAAAAATCAGAATCCGTGACATATGAGACATTGGATTCTGTTTTTATCCTACGCGACGGAAACATGAGATAAACAGGACTGTAGAAGTTTCCCGTCAACGCACGTCTCCCGCATAGTTCTGTGCATTCAACCTCTAAACTAGTGAATTGCCAGGCTTCGACATCACATTTCTCACTGATATGTAACTTTTGGGTTACTATAtaggtttttcttttctttttttttctaattacactaaaaattaaatcttttgtattaattatgatataattCAAATTAAACTTAATTTGAGAGAGTTTACATAGCTTACGTGATATTTCATATGtgctttattttaatattaacctATAAGATTCATTTTccatgtaataaaaaaaaaaaaaaccctacccATTCCCTCTCCTCTCTCCCTTTTCAGTAACCTTTTTAAAAGAGAACCTTCATCTTTTGATGAGACTTGCCATGGTCAAAATATTATTCGAAACTCCATGCAAGTTCAGCAAGAATTCTAAAGCATCACCAACAAACATTATGCCAGAAGCTTAGCAATGGCGGTGTTTAATCTTTTTACTGATAGACTTAGTCGCAAGATACCatttatgaaaaagaaaattattatttagtctataaattttagtgaaattaactatttaatctttatattttaaaaagtttatgtattttactttaattaagttatttaaatcctccattaaattttttattagttaaataatttcaatattagtcaaataattatttaatctcttattttaataaaaataattaattaatccatTTATTTCACAAAATCTATTAGGTAGTCCATAATTTTGTTCAATTAACCTTTTggtctattttattatttttttatatctaaaTTAGTCTGACTCTCTTATCTTATTTCTCTATTATCTCCTGCATATCTTTCATCATATTTCTTCCCCTCTAAGCGcccttctctctctcactctttctttttttttttaattttttaataaaaatgaatttttaaatCAATTCCTCTAAATTACAAGCAATTAAAGTAACAATCTAGAAAAATtatagataaaatataaaaataatacttaGGAGAATTGAATGAAAAtgctttaataattaaaaaaattttaaatttttatttttatcaagaaatacttttttttcaaatattatgttttgaaaatataaaaattaattaattaattttattaaaataaagagattaaataataatatttttaaaataaaaaagttgCTGGTGAATCATGATCAGGTCAATTTCTATCCACATCCCTTGCGACCCTTTTCGCAATGCAATATCGTAATTCACGATAGAGACATAATGGAAAAATATCTTCAGGAATCTTTGAAGGTCAACAAATCCAAGCAGCAGTGGACAATAAGGAAAATTTGTGTACTCTGGACCATCCAATTTCTCCACAaaagaattttcacttttttttttcctcttgatTTATTTATCATAGTCTAGAGAGGAATTTTCAAATCTACAAATATGCAGGTTGCTTATGTTTAACTTAATTTAATTACTTGGCAAGATTCAGAGGCCAAGTTTATTAATAAAATCCTGAGGATAGTGGGGGACAGCGAGTGAAGTGAAGTTTAGTGCCACTGAGAAAATGCcgaattatttttcatttttaattccGATTTAACAAGTGATCCATTTGGTGACCACTCAGAGCTCAATGCTGTCCAAAAGAgagttaaaagaaaaaaaaaaaaagattgaatATGACACAAATCTACTTTTGTTTTGTCTAACTTACGTATTAAACACAAAAactatcttaattatttttttaggaaaaaattcttttcaattttttAGACTTAATTACACTAGAAAggtcaactatttacatatttttataatttaatttaatgagaCTTTATTATTGAATATATATTTTGTAAAACAATATAtcgcataattaaattaaaaaaataataatacaattggCATATGTTTTTTCTTTTCTGAGTTGGTTTTCTGGTCTGCTTGGGTGTGCTCTGATGGTTCTTCTGGTTTCATGGAAAGGAGAATTTTCATTTGCTTTTACCAAGGTTTGATGAGAAATCATTAAAATACTATAATTGTCGTGCCATAATTGAGCTacattctctcaaattgatttcaataattaaataaatttataattaatttctaaaatcaaatttcatttgtcaaaattaaaaattttgaatcagATTGTAAAAACAggcaaatatttaattttttttggtgttattaaaacatttttattagaaactaattaaaaattaaattaaattttataattttataattaactctaatattaataagataaaatttattttctattaactTTAAATGAATAAATGTCTCGCCCATGAAAAAGTAAAATTTCTTTCTAGGACCATCATCAGAAAGTATTTCTGAAAGTGGAGCATTCTTAATTAGAAGGGAGAGGCCCTTCTAGTTATGCATAAGAAGAATCAAATTATATCGAAGAATGCTCCCTTAATGGAACATCAGGCAATTTAAAAAAATGTAATACAGAGGAAGACAGTAATACAGAAGAAAATTATCAAAATGAAATTTAAGAACAAGCAAACTCTTACAGCAGACACATCATGAGCTACAAACATGGAAAAGCTTATCTCAAGGCTCTACATATTACACTAACTTATAGCAACCAAAATAGAACGTTTCTTATCGCCCTGTTGGGTTGGTGATCTCAGAAAATATAGCACCAGACTTTACATTCTCAGAATTGTTGCTGAGAAAACTTTGCTCATCGTTGCTGCTTGTAAATGTCATTCCACTAAGCCGGGAACCTATCATAAGCCCACTGCCACTACTGAACATATCATCGCTGCTATCAATAACTGAGGTACCCTTTAGGGGGCTCTCCATATCATTGTCAATTTTGATGGGAAGTTCGCACTGCTTGATAGCAGTTTCCTGTAGTTGTAATGCAAACTCAAGACCCCAAACCACATCGCTCATTGATGGTCTTTCCACTCCATTGTCGAGCAAGCAACCGATTGCAACCTCAGCGAATTTTCTCAGGCAATCTGGTGCAATCTTTCCTTGTAGATATGGATCAATTATGTCATCAAATGTCCCATTGCGGTAGCATTGTCTAGCCCACTCTGCTAAGCTTGCAGGCTTATTAATAGCCGATCGATTCACAGGGGGTCTTGCAGATAACACTTCACACAGTACAACCCCAAATGAGTAGACGTCAGATTTTTCTGTCAATCTCTGAAGTCGGTAATATTCAGGATCCAAGTAGCCGAAACTGCCTTTCACCACTGTGCTGATGTGCGGCTTTGACATGCTAGTAGGACCTATTTTGGACAATCCAAAATCTGAAACCTTGGCAACCCATTTCTCATCCAACAAGATATTTGTTGTCTTCACATCACGGTGAATTATGGTGTTCTTGGCGCCTGAATGAAGGTACTGCAACCCGCGTGCTGCACCAATGCAAATCTCTAGCCGTTGATTCCATGAAAGTGGAGGATTGTCGGTCTTGTAGAGGTGATCGCGAAGGGTTCCCCGAGCCATGTAATCATAAACTAAGACCATCTCATTTTCTTCGTAGCAATAACCAATTAGCGACACTAAATGAAGATATCGAAGTTGGGATAGCATCTCAATTTCCGTCTTGAACTCGTTTGCCCCTTGTTGCGACCCTTCATTCAATCTTTTGATCGCAACGGTGGTGGCCCCATCATTAATCAGCCCTTTGTACACATTACCAAATCCTCCGCCCCCGATAATGAATACACTGTCAAAGTTGTTGGTGGCCTCTTTAATCTCTGCCAGTGAAAAGCGGCGACAAAGATCAGAAGGTAGAGTTGAGGCCTGGGTCTTTGCAGACTTGGTCGAAGATACCGAAAATGGACCCCACCATGAAGCTGCATCACTAGAACCCGAGTCCTTGACTTTTCGTCTTCGCCGGAAAATCACGAACAACAGGAAAGACAGTACCAAAAAGCCCGATACAGAACCACCAACAATGGCACCTATTGTTGTCCGATTATTTTTCGATTTTGTTGATTTGGGACTGGAAGTTGCTGCAGTTGGTGGATTAATTGGAGGTATGTCAGGATTTGGTGCCGCAAGATTATCGGCATTACTCAATTTGAAGATTTCAAGCCCATTCAGAATGGCATCAGAGTAACCACTTATTTCAGGCCTGGGATGCAGTGCGATAGAGATATTTTGTACCCTTTCGTTTCCCTCTGGTTCAATCGTCACCGCATAATCTTTGAAGACAGGAAAGCCGTTTCCACCACTCCATTCAATTACATCAGCTTCAGACTCCGCAATTTGAGTAGCtatgtatatataaaaaattctGTCTCCCGTTTTAGTTATTGGCGGTTGAATTTCACAAAAGTGAAGCCTAACAAGATAAGTGAACTTAGAATCGACCTGAAAGTCCCAAGTGAGATTGTAGTTTTCATTGGTCTTCTTGTCCGGCCCCATCGACCGCGCAGTTTGATATACTCCATCGGGTGCAGCGAAATGAGTCATGTTGTTTCGGTATGTAAGTTGAATGGTGTTGTTATAAAGCACCGCGCTTGGTTTTGCAATAGTTAAATAATCATCATCACTATTCCAGCTTCGAAACATTCCTGCAGTGTCTTTTAGGGATGAGATGTATCCGCCCCCCACATTTATTCTGTACATCAGCTCCAAAGCAGTAT carries:
- the LOC131183182 gene encoding receptor-like protein kinase FERONIA; amino-acid sequence: MRNPINKYFCLQNSSIFALLFLSLLLHQTLLISGNSPSLLIDNITLDCGSASEGHARDGRIWTADANSTFLLLDPTNASKISSAVKSPMNVDAVPYITARLSRSEFTYVFPVTFGTKFIRLYFYPSSDPYFSRSIPFFSVKANRYTLLSNFSAHNAQDPGSDGFVKEFCLNVEDGETLNISFAPTPGVTEASAFVNGIEIVSMPNKLYYTDDGFKFVGSGNNESSNQSNTALELMYRINVGGGYISSLKDTAGMFRSWNSDDDYLTIAKPSAVLYNNTIQLTYRNNMTHFAAPDGVYQTARSMGPDKKTNENYNLTWDFQVDSKFTYLVRLHFCEIQPPITKTGDRIFYIYIATQIAESEADVIEWSGGNGFPVFKDYAVTIEPEGNERVQNISIALHPRPEISGYSDAILNGLEIFKLSNADNLAAPNPDIPPINPPTAATSSPKSTKSKNNRTTIGAIVGGSVSGFLVLSFLLFVIFRRRRKVKDSGSSDAASWWGPFSVSSTKSAKTQASTLPSDLCRRFSLAEIKEATNNFDSVFIIGGGGFGNVYKGLINDGATTVAIKRLNEGSQQGANEFKTEIEMLSQLRYLHLVSLIGYCYEENEMVLVYDYMARGTLRDHLYKTDNPPLSWNQRLEICIGAARGLQYLHSGAKNTIIHRDVKTTNILLDEKWVAKVSDFGLSKIGPTSMSKPHISTVVKGSFGYLDPEYYRLQRLTEKSDVYSFGVVLCEVLSARPPVNRSAINKPASLAEWARQCYRNGTFDDIIDPYLQGKIAPDCLRKFAEVAIGCLLDNGVERPSMSDVVWGLEFALQLQETAIKQCELPIKIDNDMESPLKGTSVIDSSDDMFSSGSGLMIGSRLSGMTFTSSNDEQSFLSNNSENVKSGAIFSEITNPTGR